The Oryzias melastigma strain HK-1 linkage group LG6, ASM292280v2, whole genome shotgun sequence genome includes a window with the following:
- the polg gene encoding DNA polymerase subunit gamma-1 isoform X2 produces MHHLIRCPLQRTLVSHQWRYPRYFFSTKPHSIQGEDSVETRLNPLKIQMLSKNLHEQIFRGVVPEFSEEAVQRSISHLQKHQLWGKEASLLPDVELKLPQMYGKNIDEHFRILAEKQSLPYLEAVTRLLQAELPSMPQEWSWEVGWTRYGPNGETQKVDFPAESVLVFDVEVCMTEGRCPTLAVALSPTNWYSWCSKRLIEERYSWSNQLSLAELIPLETPLNSSRPPGGQWKERLVVGHNVSFDRSHIKEQYLLKGSKVRFLDTMSLHMAISGLTGFQRILWMANKLGKKKGVQEVKEHIKKTGQKRDGPMIGSWDWVNISSINNLADVHDLYVGGPPLQKEAREIFIKGNMTDVRNNFQELMQYCALDVQATHRVFTEQMPLFMERCPHPVTFAGMLEMGVSYLPVNQNWGRYLEDSQDVYDELQREMKKSLMTLADDACQLLQDSRYKEDPWLWDLEWDVQEFKQKKVAASKKKAAKKTAGKQVSSLLPDLDDDPGPPSEEEMEGSCPSRLAVEKLKETVTRLPKRRQHLPGHPGWYRKLCEKMSQNDGWSSGATLISLQMRLTPKLMGLTWDGFPLHYTEKHGWGYLVPGRKDNLNPAGENAGPVCPHRSIERIYKEYCEQNSKVQPKSLDSGDSDDLIWTDSSVWEKVEEMSSLENVLDENGFGSVQNDTKRKKALDPQFFPEESDCHYHHGNGPYNDVNIPGCWFFKLPHKDGNHNNVGSPFSKDFLVKMEDGTLRAGRGGTNAARALEINKMMSFWRNAHKRISSQMVVWLRKGELPRNVSRHKDFDEEGQYGAILPQVVTAGTVTRRAVEPTWLTASNARRDRVGSELKAMVQVPPGYHLVGADVDSQELWIAAVLGEAHFAGMHGCTAFGWMTLQGKKSQGTDLHSRTAEAVGISREHAKVFNYGRIYGAGQPFAERLLMQFNHRLNQTEAASKAKQMYALTKGIRRYHLSEEGEWLVNELGFDVQREEDGSVSLQELRRISKVASQSSRRKKWDIVGKRVWAGGTESDMFNKLESIAHSAQPATPVLRCRISRALEPKAVRNEFITSRVNWVVQSSAVDYLHLMLVAMKWLFEEHDIDGRFCISIHDEVRYLVRSEDRYRAALALQITNLLTRSVFAHALGLQDLPQSVAFFSAVDIDQCLRKEVVMDCVTPSNPTGVERRYGLPSGEALDIYQIINITGGSLDKGR; encoded by the exons ATGCATCATTTAATACGCTGTCCTCTCCAGAGGACTCTAGTCTCTCACCAATGGAGGTATCCACGATATTTCTTCTCCACCAAACCTCACTCAATTCAGGGCGAGGACTCGGTCGAAACCCGCCTGAACCCCCTCAAAATCCAGATGCTGTCGAAGAACCTCCACGAGCAGATCTTCCGCGGTGTAGTGCCAGAGTTCAGCGAGGAGGCCGTCCAGCGCAGCATAAGCCACTTGCAGAAGCACCAGCTGTGGGGAAAGGAAGCTTCCCTGTTGCCTGACGTTGAGCTTAAACTCCCCCAAATGTATGGCAAAAACATCGACGAGCACTTCCGCATTTTGGCTGAGAAGCAGAGCCTTCCTTACCTGGAGGCTGTCACCAGGCTGCTACAGGCAGAGCTGCCATCCATGCCTCAGGAGTGGAGTTGGGAGGTGGGCTGGACTCGCTATGGGCCCAATGGGGAGACTCAGAAAGTTGATTTTCCGGCTGAATCTGTGCTAGTGTTCGATGTGGAGGTGTGCATGACAGAGGGGCGGTGTCCGACACTGGCCGTTGCTTTGTCTCCCACAAACTG GTATTCCTGGTGTAGCAAACGTTTAATAGAGGAACGATACTCCTGGTCAAATCAGCTCAGTCTTGCTGAGCTTATTCCTCTGGAAACACCTTTGAACTCTTCACGTCCACCAGGCGGTCAGTGGAAGGAGAGGCTTGTAGTGGGCCATAACGTCAGTTTTGATCGATCTCACATCAAGGAGCAATACCTTTTAAAG GGCTCAAAGGTGCGCTTCCTGGACACCATGAGCCTTCACATGGCCATTTCAGGACTGACAGGGTTCCAGCGCATTCTGTGGATGGCCAACAAGTTAGGAAAAAAGAAGGGTGTACAAGAGGTCAAAGAACACATCAAGAAAACAGGACAGAAAAGAGATGGACCAATG ATTGGTTCTTGGGACTGGGTGAACATCAGCAGCATCAACAATCTGGCTGATGTCCATGATCTGTATGTGGGGGGGCCACCTCTGCAAAAAGAGGCCAGAGAGATCTTCATAAAAGGCAACATGACAGATGTGCGGAACAATTTCCAG GAACTGATGCAGTACTGCGCCCTGGATGTTCAGGCCACACACCGGGTGTTCACCGAGCAGATGCCTCTCTTCATGGAGAG GTGCCCCCATCCGGTGACGTTCGCCGGAATGCTTGAGATGGGAGTGAGCTACCTCCCCGTCAATCAGAACTGGGGTCGGTACCTGGAAGACTCTCAGGATGTTTACGACGAGCTCCAGAGAGAGATGAAGAAGTCTCTGATGACTCTAGCAGACGACGCTTGCCAACTCTTGCAGGATTCCAg ATACAAAGAAGACCCCTGGCTTTGGGATCTGGAGTGGGATGTGCAGGAgtttaagcagaaaaaagtgGCTGCTAGCAAGAAGaaagcagctaaaaaaacaGCCGGAAAACAAGTTTCCAGCCTTCTTCCCGACTTGGACGATG atCCAGGTCCACCATCCGAGGAGGAAATGGAGGGGTCCTGCCCCAGCAGACTAGCTgttgaaaaactgaaagaaacaGTCACTCGACTTCCTAAAAGAAGGCAGCATCTGCCCGGTCATCCGGG GTGGTATCGTAAGCTGTGTGAGAAAATGTCCCAGAATGACGGCTGGTCGTCAGGAGCCACCCTCATCAGTCTGCAGATGAGACTGACGCCCAAACTGATGGGCCTGACGTGGGACGGCTTTCCCCTCCATTACACGGAGAAGCACGGATGGGGATATCTGGTTCCTGGACGGAAGGATAATTTAAATCCTGCAGGAGAAAACGCCGGCCCTGTATGTCCACACAG ATCCATCGAGAGGATTTACAAAGAGTATTGTGAGCAGAACAGCAAAGTGCAGCCGAAATCTTTGGATTCTGGTGACTCTGATGATCTCATCTGGACTGACAGCTCAGTGTGGGAAAAG GTGGAGGAAATGAGTTCTTTGGAGAACGTTTTAGATGAAAACGGATTTGGATCAGTTCAAAATGACACCAAGAGGAAGAAG GCTCTAGATCCACAGTTTTTTCCGGAGGAAAGTGACTGCCATTATCACCATGGAAACGGCCCCTACAATGATGTTAACATTCCTGGCTGCTGGTTCTTCAAATTACCTCATAAG GACGGAAACCACAACAACGTTGGCAGTCCTTTTTCTAAGGACTTCTTGGTGAAGATGGAGGATGGCACTCTTAGGGCAGGAAGAGGAGGCACCAACGCAGCCCGAGCTCTGGAGATCAACAAAATGATGTCGTTCTGGAGGAACGCGCACAAACGCATAAG CTCTCAGATGGTGGTGTGGCTGAGGAAGGGAGAGCTTCCTCGTAACGTCAGCAG ACACAAAGACTTTGATGAAGAGGGCCAGTATGGTGCTATATTACCTCAGGTCGTCACTGCGGGGACTGTAACTCGCAGGGCCGTGGAGCCAACATGGCTGACTGCTAGCAATGCTCGg AGGGATCGAGTTGGCAGTGAGCTGAAGGCCATGGTACAGGTGCCTCCTGGATATCACCTGGTAGGAGCGGACGTGGACTCTCAGGAGTTGTGGATTGCAGCCGTACTTGGAGAGGCTCATTTTGCCGGCATGCACG GTTGTACGGCGTTTGGCTGGATGACCCTTCAAGGGAAGAAGAGTCAGGGCACAGACCTTCACAGCCGCACTGCTGAGGCTGTGGGCATCAGCAGGGAGCATGCGAAGGTCTTCAATTACGGGCGCATCTATGGTGCAGGACAGCCCTTTGCTGAGAGATTGCTGATGCAGTTCAACCATCGCCTTAATCAGACGGAAGCTGCCAGTAAGGCCAAGCAGATGTACGCCTTAACCAAGGGTATACGGAG ATACCATCTGTCAGAGGAGGGTGAATGGCTGGTGAACGAACTGGGTTTTGACGTGCAGAGGGAGGAGGATGGAAGCGTCTCTCTGCAGGAGCTGAGGAGGATTTCTAAAGTGGCTTCACAGTC CTCTCGGCGGAAGAAGTGGGATATTGTTGGTAAGCGCGTCTGGGCTGGAGGCACAGAGTCAGACATGTTCAACAAGCTGGAGAGCATCGCTCACTCAGCGCAGCCAGCCACCCCCGTCTTACGCTGCAGGATCAGCAGAGCTCTGGAGCCAAAGGCAGTTAGAAACGAG TTCATCACCAGCAGAGTAAACTGGGTGGTCCAAAGCTCTGCAGTGGATTACCTACATCTGATGTTGGTGGCCATGAAGTGGCTCTTCGAAGAGCACGACATCGATGGCCGTTTCTGCATCAGCATCCACGATGAGGTGCGCTACCTGGTCCGGAGCGAGGACCGTTACCGAGCGGCGCTGGCCCTTCAGATCACAAACTTACTCACGAG GAGCGTGTTTGCACATGCGTTGGGCCTGCAAGACCTGCCCCAGTCTGTGGCTTTTTTCAGCGCGGTGGACATCGACCAGTGTCTGAGGAAGGAGGTCGTCATGGACTGTGTGACTCCATCCAACCCAACAGGAGTGGAGCGGAGATACGGCCTTCCGTCTG GTGAGGCGCTGGACATCTACCAGATCATCAACATTACTGGAGGCTCTCTGGACAAAGGAAGATAG
- the rhcgb gene encoding ammonium transporter Rh type C-like 2 isoform X1: MGASQSFRSMCDREKNTNVHLSLPAVCIVWQTAMIILFGVFIRYDKESDAKWLEEKPSNVSEIENDFYYRYPSFQDVHVMIFVGFGFLMTFLKRYSFGGVGFNFLIAAFGLQWALLMQGWFHHLGDDGKITINVYGMINADFCVAGCLIAYGALLGKVSPVQLMVLTLFGVTLFAVEEYIILNLIKAKDAGGSMVIHTFGAYYGLAISWMLYRPNLDQSSRLQRSVYHSDVFAMIGTLFLWMFWPSFNSAITEHGDGQHRAAINTYLSLASTVLTTVAVSSVFQKHGKLDMVHIQNSTLAGGVAVGTAAEFMLMPYGSLIVGFCCGILSTLGYVYITPFLEKHMKIQDTCGIHNLHAMPGVIGGIVGAITAAAATESVYGAKGIHLFDFPPAKQGGHQAGALCVALCFGIGGGILVGAILRLPIWGDPADDNCFDDEPYWEVPEEDEESVPPVLQYNNHMRNKDVAESNFTMESDTRPRA, translated from the exons ATGGGTGCTTCTCAAAGCTTTAGGTCGATGTGTGACagagagaaaaatacaaatgttcatCTCAGTCTTCCAGCAGTTTGCATCGTGTGGCAGACAGCCATGATCATtttgtttggagtttttatCCGGTATGATAAGGAATCAGATGCAAAATGGCTAGAAGAAAAGCCAAGTAATGTAAGTGAAATAGAAAATGACTTCTACTACAGATACCCAA GTTTCCAGGATGTGCACGTGATGATCTTTGTTGGATTTGGTTTCCTGATGACGTTTCTGAAGCGATACAGCTTTGGTGGAGTGGGTTTCAACTTCCTCATCGCCGCCTTTGGCCTCCAGTGGGCGTTGCTGATGCAGGGCTGGTTTCACCACCTGGGCGATGATGGGAAGATAACCATTAATGTTTATGG TATGATCAATGCGGATTTTTGTGTGGCTGGCTGCTTGATTGCCTATGGAGCGTTGCTGGGTAAAGTCAGCCCGGTCCAGCTGATGGTCCTAACTTTGTTTGGGGTCACATTATTTGCTGTGGAGGAATACATTATCTTAAATCTCATAAAG gCAAAAGATGCTGGAGGCTCCATGGTGATCCACACATTTGGAGCCTACTATGGTCTCGCCATATCGTGGATGCTCTATCGACCAAATCTGGACCAGAGCAGCCGTTTGCAGCGCTCAGTTTACCACTCAGACGTCTTCGCTATGATTG GCACTCTATTCCTGTGGATGTTCTGGCCCAGCTTTAACTCGGCCATTACTGAGCATGGAGACGGGCAGCACAGAGCAGCCATCAACACCTACCTGTCGCTGGCTTCAACGGTGCTCACTACTGTGGCTGTTTCAAGTGTCTTTCAAAAGCACGGAAAGCTGGACATG GTCCACATCCAGAACTCTACCCTCGCTGGAGGTGTTGCCGTAGGAACCGCAGCCGAGTTTATGCTGATGCCTTATGGATCTCTGATTGTTGGGTTCTGCTGTGGGATTTTGTCCACACTAGGATACGTCTACATCACA CCCTTCCTGGAAAAGCACATGAAAATCCAGGACACATGTGGAATTCACAACCTCCATGCCATGCCGGGAGTCATTGGGGGTATTGTTGGAGCcatcactgctgctgctgccacaGAGAGCGTTTATGGTGCAAAAGG GATACATCTGTTTGATTTTCCTCCTGCAAAACAAGGCGGCCACCAAGCAGGAGCCCTCTGTGTGGCTCTCTGCTTTGGCATAGGTGGAGGTATTCTTGTAG GCGCTATCCTAAGATTACCAATATGGGGAGATCCAGCTGACGACAACTGCTTTGATGATGAGCCCTACTGGGAG GTGccagaggaggacgaggagagCGTCCCGCCCGTCCTGCAGTACAACAATCACATGCGGAATAAAGACGT GGCGGAGTCAAATTTCACCATGGAATCAGATACCAGGCCTCGAGCGTGA
- the polg gene encoding DNA polymerase subunit gamma-1 isoform X1, with amino-acid sequence MHHLIRCPLQRTLVSHQWRYPRYFFSTKPHSIQGEDSVETRLNPLKIQMLSKNLHEQIFRGVVPEFSEEAVQRSISHLQKHQLWGKEASLLPDVELKLPQMYGKNIDEHFRILAEKQSLPYLEAVTRLLQAELPSMPQEWSWEVGWTRYGPNGETQKVDFPAESVLVFDVEVCMTEGRCPTLAVALSPTNWYSWCSKRLIEERYSWSNQLSLAELIPLETPLNSSRPPGGQWKERLVVGHNVSFDRSHIKEQYLLKGSKVRFLDTMSLHMAISGLTGFQRILWMANKLGKKKGVQEVKEHIKKTGQKRDGPMIGSWDWVNISSINNLADVHDLYVGGPPLQKEAREIFIKGNMTDVRNNFQELMQYCALDVQATHRVFTEQMPLFMERCPHPVTFAGMLEMGVSYLPVNQNWGRYLEDSQDVYDELQREMKKSLMTLADDACQLLQDSRYKEDPWLWDLEWDVQEFKQKKVAASKKKAAKKTAGKQVSSLLPDLDDDPGPPSEEEMEGSCPSRLAVEKLKETVTRLPKRRQHLPGHPGWYRKLCEKMSQNDGWSSGATLISLQMRLTPKLMGLTWDGFPLHYTEKHGWGYLVPGRKDNLNPAGENAGPVCPHRSIERIYKEYCEQNSKVQPKSLDSGDSDDLIWTDSSVWEKVEEMSSLENVLDENGFGSVQNDTKRKKVSTLFKLYDPILFLINHFLCLQQALDPQFFPEESDCHYHHGNGPYNDVNIPGCWFFKLPHKDGNHNNVGSPFSKDFLVKMEDGTLRAGRGGTNAARALEINKMMSFWRNAHKRISSQMVVWLRKGELPRNVSRHKDFDEEGQYGAILPQVVTAGTVTRRAVEPTWLTASNARRDRVGSELKAMVQVPPGYHLVGADVDSQELWIAAVLGEAHFAGMHGCTAFGWMTLQGKKSQGTDLHSRTAEAVGISREHAKVFNYGRIYGAGQPFAERLLMQFNHRLNQTEAASKAKQMYALTKGIRRYHLSEEGEWLVNELGFDVQREEDGSVSLQELRRISKVASQSSRRKKWDIVGKRVWAGGTESDMFNKLESIAHSAQPATPVLRCRISRALEPKAVRNEFITSRVNWVVQSSAVDYLHLMLVAMKWLFEEHDIDGRFCISIHDEVRYLVRSEDRYRAALALQITNLLTRSVFAHALGLQDLPQSVAFFSAVDIDQCLRKEVVMDCVTPSNPTGVERRYGLPSGEALDIYQIINITGGSLDKGR; translated from the exons ATGCATCATTTAATACGCTGTCCTCTCCAGAGGACTCTAGTCTCTCACCAATGGAGGTATCCACGATATTTCTTCTCCACCAAACCTCACTCAATTCAGGGCGAGGACTCGGTCGAAACCCGCCTGAACCCCCTCAAAATCCAGATGCTGTCGAAGAACCTCCACGAGCAGATCTTCCGCGGTGTAGTGCCAGAGTTCAGCGAGGAGGCCGTCCAGCGCAGCATAAGCCACTTGCAGAAGCACCAGCTGTGGGGAAAGGAAGCTTCCCTGTTGCCTGACGTTGAGCTTAAACTCCCCCAAATGTATGGCAAAAACATCGACGAGCACTTCCGCATTTTGGCTGAGAAGCAGAGCCTTCCTTACCTGGAGGCTGTCACCAGGCTGCTACAGGCAGAGCTGCCATCCATGCCTCAGGAGTGGAGTTGGGAGGTGGGCTGGACTCGCTATGGGCCCAATGGGGAGACTCAGAAAGTTGATTTTCCGGCTGAATCTGTGCTAGTGTTCGATGTGGAGGTGTGCATGACAGAGGGGCGGTGTCCGACACTGGCCGTTGCTTTGTCTCCCACAAACTG GTATTCCTGGTGTAGCAAACGTTTAATAGAGGAACGATACTCCTGGTCAAATCAGCTCAGTCTTGCTGAGCTTATTCCTCTGGAAACACCTTTGAACTCTTCACGTCCACCAGGCGGTCAGTGGAAGGAGAGGCTTGTAGTGGGCCATAACGTCAGTTTTGATCGATCTCACATCAAGGAGCAATACCTTTTAAAG GGCTCAAAGGTGCGCTTCCTGGACACCATGAGCCTTCACATGGCCATTTCAGGACTGACAGGGTTCCAGCGCATTCTGTGGATGGCCAACAAGTTAGGAAAAAAGAAGGGTGTACAAGAGGTCAAAGAACACATCAAGAAAACAGGACAGAAAAGAGATGGACCAATG ATTGGTTCTTGGGACTGGGTGAACATCAGCAGCATCAACAATCTGGCTGATGTCCATGATCTGTATGTGGGGGGGCCACCTCTGCAAAAAGAGGCCAGAGAGATCTTCATAAAAGGCAACATGACAGATGTGCGGAACAATTTCCAG GAACTGATGCAGTACTGCGCCCTGGATGTTCAGGCCACACACCGGGTGTTCACCGAGCAGATGCCTCTCTTCATGGAGAG GTGCCCCCATCCGGTGACGTTCGCCGGAATGCTTGAGATGGGAGTGAGCTACCTCCCCGTCAATCAGAACTGGGGTCGGTACCTGGAAGACTCTCAGGATGTTTACGACGAGCTCCAGAGAGAGATGAAGAAGTCTCTGATGACTCTAGCAGACGACGCTTGCCAACTCTTGCAGGATTCCAg ATACAAAGAAGACCCCTGGCTTTGGGATCTGGAGTGGGATGTGCAGGAgtttaagcagaaaaaagtgGCTGCTAGCAAGAAGaaagcagctaaaaaaacaGCCGGAAAACAAGTTTCCAGCCTTCTTCCCGACTTGGACGATG atCCAGGTCCACCATCCGAGGAGGAAATGGAGGGGTCCTGCCCCAGCAGACTAGCTgttgaaaaactgaaagaaacaGTCACTCGACTTCCTAAAAGAAGGCAGCATCTGCCCGGTCATCCGGG GTGGTATCGTAAGCTGTGTGAGAAAATGTCCCAGAATGACGGCTGGTCGTCAGGAGCCACCCTCATCAGTCTGCAGATGAGACTGACGCCCAAACTGATGGGCCTGACGTGGGACGGCTTTCCCCTCCATTACACGGAGAAGCACGGATGGGGATATCTGGTTCCTGGACGGAAGGATAATTTAAATCCTGCAGGAGAAAACGCCGGCCCTGTATGTCCACACAG ATCCATCGAGAGGATTTACAAAGAGTATTGTGAGCAGAACAGCAAAGTGCAGCCGAAATCTTTGGATTCTGGTGACTCTGATGATCTCATCTGGACTGACAGCTCAGTGTGGGAAAAG GTGGAGGAAATGAGTTCTTTGGAGAACGTTTTAGATGAAAACGGATTTGGATCAGTTCAAAATGACACCAAGAGGAAGAAGGTGAGCAcgctttttaaactttatgatccaattttgtttttaattaatcattttttatgtcttcaaCAGGCTCTAGATCCACAGTTTTTTCCGGAGGAAAGTGACTGCCATTATCACCATGGAAACGGCCCCTACAATGATGTTAACATTCCTGGCTGCTGGTTCTTCAAATTACCTCATAAG GACGGAAACCACAACAACGTTGGCAGTCCTTTTTCTAAGGACTTCTTGGTGAAGATGGAGGATGGCACTCTTAGGGCAGGAAGAGGAGGCACCAACGCAGCCCGAGCTCTGGAGATCAACAAAATGATGTCGTTCTGGAGGAACGCGCACAAACGCATAAG CTCTCAGATGGTGGTGTGGCTGAGGAAGGGAGAGCTTCCTCGTAACGTCAGCAG ACACAAAGACTTTGATGAAGAGGGCCAGTATGGTGCTATATTACCTCAGGTCGTCACTGCGGGGACTGTAACTCGCAGGGCCGTGGAGCCAACATGGCTGACTGCTAGCAATGCTCGg AGGGATCGAGTTGGCAGTGAGCTGAAGGCCATGGTACAGGTGCCTCCTGGATATCACCTGGTAGGAGCGGACGTGGACTCTCAGGAGTTGTGGATTGCAGCCGTACTTGGAGAGGCTCATTTTGCCGGCATGCACG GTTGTACGGCGTTTGGCTGGATGACCCTTCAAGGGAAGAAGAGTCAGGGCACAGACCTTCACAGCCGCACTGCTGAGGCTGTGGGCATCAGCAGGGAGCATGCGAAGGTCTTCAATTACGGGCGCATCTATGGTGCAGGACAGCCCTTTGCTGAGAGATTGCTGATGCAGTTCAACCATCGCCTTAATCAGACGGAAGCTGCCAGTAAGGCCAAGCAGATGTACGCCTTAACCAAGGGTATACGGAG ATACCATCTGTCAGAGGAGGGTGAATGGCTGGTGAACGAACTGGGTTTTGACGTGCAGAGGGAGGAGGATGGAAGCGTCTCTCTGCAGGAGCTGAGGAGGATTTCTAAAGTGGCTTCACAGTC CTCTCGGCGGAAGAAGTGGGATATTGTTGGTAAGCGCGTCTGGGCTGGAGGCACAGAGTCAGACATGTTCAACAAGCTGGAGAGCATCGCTCACTCAGCGCAGCCAGCCACCCCCGTCTTACGCTGCAGGATCAGCAGAGCTCTGGAGCCAAAGGCAGTTAGAAACGAG TTCATCACCAGCAGAGTAAACTGGGTGGTCCAAAGCTCTGCAGTGGATTACCTACATCTGATGTTGGTGGCCATGAAGTGGCTCTTCGAAGAGCACGACATCGATGGCCGTTTCTGCATCAGCATCCACGATGAGGTGCGCTACCTGGTCCGGAGCGAGGACCGTTACCGAGCGGCGCTGGCCCTTCAGATCACAAACTTACTCACGAG GAGCGTGTTTGCACATGCGTTGGGCCTGCAAGACCTGCCCCAGTCTGTGGCTTTTTTCAGCGCGGTGGACATCGACCAGTGTCTGAGGAAGGAGGTCGTCATGGACTGTGTGACTCCATCCAACCCAACAGGAGTGGAGCGGAGATACGGCCTTCCGTCTG GTGAGGCGCTGGACATCTACCAGATCATCAACATTACTGGAGGCTCTCTGGACAAAGGAAGATAG